Sequence from the Gemmatimonadaceae bacterium genome:
ACGCCTGCCGGGAGAGCGACGCATTTGGGCGCGCCCTCCAAAGCGAGACTCTCCGCGACGCCGCTGGAACGTTGGGCGCTCGGCGGGTCGCGTGCCGATCGACGGGCGCTGCCCGGTGACGATCGTCCGCGCTCCATGTTCGCAGACGATCTGCCCCGTGCGCCTGGCGGTCGAACCGACAACCGCCACGAGTCCATGCGACTCGATACAGGGAAGGGCATGAACCCTCGAAATCAGCGCCGCGAGCCAACCCGCTCGCACGGCGCCCTCATTCACCGCGGCCCGCAGGCCACGGTCTCCCCCGTCCATTCCGTTGCTCCCGTCCCGATGCACGCGCCCAACGCGGCGCTCCTCATCGACTTCGACAACGTCACGATGGGGATCCGGTCGGACCTCGGCCACGAGCTCCGCAACCTGCTCGGGTCGGACATCATCAAGGGGAAGGTCGCGGTGCAGCGTGCCTACGCCGATTGGCGCCGCTACCCGCAGTACATCGTCCCGCTCACCGAAGCGTCCATCGATCTGATCTTCGCCCCCGCGTACGGATCGGCCAAGAAGAACGCCACCGACATCCGCCTGGCCATCGACGCCATCGAGTTGGTGTTCACGCGGCCGGAGATCGGCACCATCATCCTGCTGTCCGGCGACTCCGACTTCTCGAGCCTCGTCATCAAGCTCAAGGAATACGGCAAGTACGTCATCGGGGTCGGCATCCGGGAATCGTCCAGCGACCTGCTGGTCATGAACTGCGACGAGTACTACAGCTACAACGCCCTGGCCGGCCTCGTGAAGGCCAGTGAGGAAGAGTCCTCCCGCAAGTACGATCCGTGGGAGTTGGTCACCGAGGCGATCAGCCGCATGAAGCGCAACGGCGACGTCATGCGCTCCGACCGCCTCAAGCAGGTCATGCAGGACATCGACAGCACGTTCGACGAGAAGAACACCGGCCATTCCAAGTTCTCGAAGTTCGTGCAGGATGCGGCCGCCCGCGGGCTGGTGACGCTCACCAAGCTCGAGAACGGCCAGCTCGAAGTCGGCGCACCGGGCGAAGGCGCCAGGGCGCCGAGCGCGCCGGCCGCACCGGTCGTAGCGGGTGCCCCGGCGGCGGAACGTCCCGAGTCGGCGGCCGAGGATCGTGGACCACGGCGTGGACGCCGGGGTGGCCGTGGCCGCGGCCGCGGTGGACGTGGCGCCGAAGCGCCCCAGCTCGAGCTCGCGGCCGGCGCCGCCGGGGAGACCCCGCGCGAACCCCACGCCGCGCCTGCAGCCGCCGCGCCGGCGCCGTCGGCACCCCCCGCGCCGCAGCGCGGCGACGTGGTGGGCACCAGCGGCGAACGCCTCACGCGCACCGAGGCGTTCGATCTCGTGCGCCGGGCCGTGGAGACGCTCACCACCGGCGACGAGACCATCCGGGCGAGCACGGTGCGCCAGCGCGCGCACGAACTGCTCGGCCGTGACAGCGAGAGCCTGAGCGAGCGTAACTTCACGCGCATTCTCCACGACGCGCATGATGGAAATCTCATCGATCTGCGCCGTCGCGGAGACGACTTCGAAGTGTCGCGCGCGGCCGCGGCCGCTCCGGTGGCCGATCAGCTCGCCGCCGCGGCAACCGCCGCGGCGCCGCCCGCTCCGGCGCCGGCCACCGGCCCGCGCCTCGGGATGGGTCCGCGTGGCGGCGGCGCACGCGGCCGCGGCGGCAAGCCCGCCGCGCCGCCGCGCGAGCTGCTGTCCGTGGGGGTGGTCCACGTCGCGGCGCCCACACCGCCGCCGGCCGCGCCGGAGGAGGCGCCCGCCGCCAAGCCCGCGCGCGGAGGCAAGAAGCGCGGCGCGGCCAAGGACGCTCCGGCCGATGCGGCGCCTTCCGCGGAGAAGAAGCCGCGCAAGCCGCGCGCTCCGAGAAAGTCGGCGAAGTCCAACGCATGACCGCGGGCGCCGCGCATCCCGCGCGGCGCTCGCGTCGGCGCGCCGTGCTCCCGGCTCGCTTCTACGCGCGCGACACGGAACGTGTCGCGCGCGAGTTGCTTGGGGCCGTCCTCGAGTGCCACACGCCCGAGGGCGTTGCCGCGGGCCGCATCGTCGAGACCGAAGCGTACCTCGGCGAACACGATGCGGCCTGCCATGCCGCGGCCGGCCGTACCGGGCGCACCGAGCCGTTGTACGGGCCGCCCGGCACGGCGTACGTCTATTTCATCTACGGCATGCACTGGTGCGTCAACGCCGTTACGCGGGCACGCGGCCTGCCCAGCGCGGTGCTCATCCGGGCCGTGGCGCCCATCGACGGGATCGCGTTGATGCGGGCGCGTCGCGGCGCGTCGCGACGCGACGCCGACCTCACCAACGGCCCGGCCAAACTCTGCCAGGCGTTCGGCATCGACGTCCGCCACAACGGGCTCCCGCTCCAGCAGCCGCCGCTCCTCATCCGCGCCGGCGCGCCCGTGCCCGACCGCGACGTGCTCGTCACGCCGCGAATCGGGATCCGTCGCGCCGCCGACTGGCCGTTGCGCTTCACCGTGGCCGGCGATCCCTTCGTATCGCGCGCCCCCGCTCACTTTCCCGTACGGCGCTATTCTCGATGACCCCCCGATCGGTGGTCGCCCGGCTCACACCCACCCTCGCCCTGGCCGCCGCCTGCAGCGGCGGAGGCAAGCCCTCCATGCAGCAATCCGCTCCCCCGGCAGTGTCCGCCCACGCCATGCGGGTGTATCGCGACGCCGTCGTGATCGACGCCCACAACGACCTGCCGAGCCGCATGCTCGACGACGGCTACGACGCCGACGTGCGGCACGCGCCGGGCTACGGCAAGGACCTGGGCGACTCCGACGTCCCGCGATTCATGGAATCCGGCATCACCGCGCAGTTCCTGGCCGCGTTCGTGGACGCCAACTACGCGCGCGCCATGCCCGATCAGTCATGGCAGCGCGCCGAAGCGTACGTCGACACCATCCACGCCCTCGTGAACCGGCACCCCGACCAGCTCATCCTGGCCACCACATCCGGCGACGTGCTCCGCGCCAAGCAGCAGGGCAAGCTGGCGGTGTTCATCGGGATCGAGGGCGGCCACTCGATCGAGAATTCGCTCGACCATCTGCGCACGCTGTACGCGCAGGGGGCGCGCTACATGACCCTCACGTGGAACAACGGCAACGACTGGGCGGGATCGTCCATCGGCGTCAACGGGACCAGGACGGGCGGCCTCACCGACTTCGGAAAGGCGGTGGTGCAGGAGATGAACCGCCTCGGCATGCTGGTGGACGTCTCCCACGTCTCGGATTCCACCTTCTACGACGTCATCGCCACCAGCACCGACCCGGTGATCGCGTCTCACTCCAGCGCCCGCGCCCTGGGTGGCCACCCGCGCGACATGACCGACGACATGCTGCGCGCCGTGGCGCGCAACGGCGGCGTGGTGAACGTGAACTTCTTTGCCATGTTTCTGGACCAGAAGTTCGCCGCGGCCATGGACAGCGTGAAAGCGCAGGTGGCGGCCGAAGAGGCGGAGGCCGCCAAGCGGCCCGGCGCCGACACCGCCGGGGTGCGCGCCGAGTACGAGCGCAGGAGCGCCGAACTCGTTCACGCCCTGCCGCGCCCGCCGCTCTCGATGCTCATCGACCACATCGACCATGTGGCCCGCGTGGCCGGGGTGGACCACGTGGGGCTGGGGAGCGACTTCGACGGCGTGCAAGGCCTGCTCCCGGCCGGCCTGCGCGACGTGACCGACCTGCCGCGCATCGCCCAGGGCCTGCTCGATCGAGGCTACAGCGACGCCGACGTCACGAAGATGCTCGGCGGCAACATGCTGCGCGTGATCGAGATCGTGCTCGACCGGAAGCCGGCGTCGCACTGACGCGGCATGCCGCAAGCGACGAGCGGGCGCGGATCCAGGTGATCCGCGCCCGCTCGTGCAACCGGCGGCGACTCAGCGATCGATTTCGACGGAGCTGCCGAAGTTGTAGCGCACGCCCGCTTCGAGGGACGCGTTGAAGCCGCGGGCGTTGTAGATGAAGAACTGCGAGTTGGCGGTCCAACCCATCCCCTGCACGAACAGCGCGGCGTTGCGCACCTGGAATTGCGCGCCGAGCATGACCACCGGCGAGAACACCGACTTGTACTGGGCGATGATCGACTGGGCCAGGGAGTACTGGCTGTCGGAGCCATAGGGGCTCGACGGCTTCACGCTCCCCACCTGGTTGTACGTGATCCCGAGTCCCGCGTACGGATGGATGTTCGGGTTGTCCCCCGGGTAGCCCATCAGCGCCACGGTCACCCGACGCAGATCCGTCAGATTGAGCCGGCTGGGCGTGTCCGTGGGCTGCACGGAATCGGCGATCACCGCATGTTGGGTGAAGAACGATTGATCGAACGACACGTACAGGCCGCCGCGATTGCGCGTGATGAGCCAGTCGATGCCGGCCATCGGCGACGTCAGGTTGGCCTGGCTGGGAGCCGACATGAAGGTCCCACCGGCCTTCAATCCCCAAAACCACGAATTCTGGAACGGGCGTGCGGACTGCGCCATGCCGGCTGCTGGTACCATTGCCAGTACCGCGGCGGCCACCGCCAGCGAACGGATCGATTTCATACGAGCCCTCGAGATGAAGTCCGGTCCCCGCGCATGGCGGTTCCCCGTCACACGGACGAGGGTACTCCCCTTCGCGTCACACCTCACTACAGGTAGGACGGTAGGACGGTAGGGGGGTAGGGGGGCACTGCGTTACGCAGTCTGCCGTCCTACCCCCCTACGCTCCTACCGTCCTACCAGCCATCAGATGAGTTTCAACTTCCGGCCCACCAACCTGAACGCTTCGATGGCCTGGTCCAGGTCGGCCCGCGTGTGGGCCGCCGAGATCTGGCAGCGCACGCGGGCTTCGCCCTGGGGCACCACGGGGAAGCCGAATCCGGTCACGAACACGCCCGCGTCCAGGAGCATGTCCGACATCTGGATGGCGGCGGCCGTCTCGCCCACGATGATCGGGACGATCGGCGTCTCGCCGGGCAGCGGCTTGAAGCCGGCCTCGGTGATCCGCTCGCGGAAGTAGCGCGTGTTGTCGCGCAGCAACTGTACCCGCTCGGGGTGCTGCTCGATGAAGGCCACGGACGCCAGCGCGCTGCACGCCACGGTGGGCGGCAGCGCGTTCGAGAACAGCTGTGGCCGGGACCGCTGGATGAGGTAGTCGGTGAGCGCCGCGGGACCGGCGGTGAATCCGCCCGCCGCGCCGCCCAGCGCCTTGCCGAGCGTGGAGGTGATGATGTCGATCTCGCCGAGCAGTCCGAAATGCTCGGCGGTGCCGCGCCCGTTCTTGCCGAGCACCCCGGTGGCGTGCGAGTCGTCCACGATGAGCACGGCGTCGTGGTCCCGGGCCAGCTGCACGAGCTCGGGGAGCGGCGCGATCGAGCCTTCCATGGAGAACACGCCGTCGGTCCAGATGAGGCGGCGCTTGGCCGACCGGGCCCCCGCGAGCTTGGCCCGCAGGTCGTCCAGGTCGCCGTGCTTGTACACGGCCGTGGTGCACTTGGTGATTGCCTTGGCCAGCCGGATCGAGTCGATGATCGAGGCGTGGTTGAGCGCGTCGCTGACCACGAAGTCGCCCTCCTGGACGATCGTCGCGGTGAGCCCTTCGTTGGCGTTCCAGGCGCTCACGTAGCTCATGGACGATTCGCAGCCCACGAACCGCGCCAGCGCCTCCTCGAGCTCACGGTGCACGGTGAACGTGCCGCAGATGAAGCGCACGCTTCCGGTGCCGGCGCCGTACTTCCTGAGCCCGTCGATGCCGGCCTGGACCACCGACGGCTCGTTGCACAGCCCGAGATAGTTGTTGGAGGAGAGGATGATCACC
This genomic interval carries:
- a CDS encoding NYN domain-containing protein, translated to MHAPNAALLIDFDNVTMGIRSDLGHELRNLLGSDIIKGKVAVQRAYADWRRYPQYIVPLTEASIDLIFAPAYGSAKKNATDIRLAIDAIELVFTRPEIGTIILLSGDSDFSSLVIKLKEYGKYVIGVGIRESSSDLLVMNCDEYYSYNALAGLVKASEEESSRKYDPWELVTEAISRMKRNGDVMRSDRLKQVMQDIDSTFDEKNTGHSKFSKFVQDAAARGLVTLTKLENGQLEVGAPGEGARAPSAPAAPVVAGAPAAERPESAAEDRGPRRGRRGGRGRGRGGRGAEAPQLELAAGAAGETPREPHAAPAAAAPAPSAPPAPQRGDVVGTSGERLTRTEAFDLVRRAVETLTTGDETIRASTVRQRAHELLGRDSESLSERNFTRILHDAHDGNLIDLRRRGDDFEVSRAAAAAPVADQLAAAATAAAPPAPAPATGPRLGMGPRGGGARGRGGKPAAPPRELLSVGVVHVAAPTPPPAAPEEAPAAKPARGGKKRGAAKDAPADAAPSAEKKPRKPRAPRKSAKSNA
- a CDS encoding DNA-3-methyladenine glycosylase, with translation MTAGAAHPARRSRRRAVLPARFYARDTERVARELLGAVLECHTPEGVAAGRIVETEAYLGEHDAACHAAAGRTGRTEPLYGPPGTAYVYFIYGMHWCVNAVTRARGLPSAVLIRAVAPIDGIALMRARRGASRRDADLTNGPAKLCQAFGIDVRHNGLPLQQPPLLIRAGAPVPDRDVLVTPRIGIRRAADWPLRFTVAGDPFVSRAPAHFPVRRYSR
- a CDS encoding dipeptidase, whose product is MTPRSVVARLTPTLALAAACSGGGKPSMQQSAPPAVSAHAMRVYRDAVVIDAHNDLPSRMLDDGYDADVRHAPGYGKDLGDSDVPRFMESGITAQFLAAFVDANYARAMPDQSWQRAEAYVDTIHALVNRHPDQLILATTSGDVLRAKQQGKLAVFIGIEGGHSIENSLDHLRTLYAQGARYMTLTWNNGNDWAGSSIGVNGTRTGGLTDFGKAVVQEMNRLGMLVDVSHVSDSTFYDVIATSTDPVIASHSSARALGGHPRDMTDDMLRAVARNGGVVNVNFFAMFLDQKFAAAMDSVKAQVAAEEAEAAKRPGADTAGVRAEYERRSAELVHALPRPPLSMLIDHIDHVARVAGVDHVGLGSDFDGVQGLLPAGLRDVTDLPRIAQGLLDRGYSDADVTKMLGGNMLRVIEIVLDRKPASH
- a CDS encoding glycine C-acetyltransferase; protein product: MSVNVNFVNQLNATIDQLKADRVYKKLNHLESPQAARVRMEGRGEVIILSSNNYLGLCNEPSVVQAGIDGLRKYGAGTGSVRFICGTFTVHRELEEALARFVGCESSMSYVSAWNANEGLTATIVQEGDFVVSDALNHASIIDSIRLAKAITKCTTAVYKHGDLDDLRAKLAGARSAKRRLIWTDGVFSMEGSIAPLPELVQLARDHDAVLIVDDSHATGVLGKNGRGTAEHFGLLGEIDIITSTLGKALGGAAGGFTAGPAALTDYLIQRSRPQLFSNALPPTVACSALASVAFIEQHPERVQLLRDNTRYFRERITEAGFKPLPGETPIVPIIVGETAAAIQMSDMLLDAGVFVTGFGFPVVPQGEARVRCQISAAHTRADLDQAIEAFRLVGRKLKLI